In the Fusobacterium sp. DD2 genome, one interval contains:
- the udp gene encoding uridine phosphorylase: MKYAEEGLQYHINLRKGDVGKYVILPGDPKRCAKIAKYFDDAKLVADHREYVTYTGYLDGVKVSVTSTGIGGPSAAIALEELVKAGADTFLRVGTCGGMQKEIMGGDLVIATGAIRMEGTSKEYAPIEYPAVADLDIANALVGAAKELGKKYHVGVVECKDSFYGQHEPETKPVSYELMNKWNAWIRLGCKASEMESAALFIVGSYLNVRVGSSFLVVANQEREKLGLENPVVHDTEAAIITTIQAIRNLIKEDKAKGIL, encoded by the coding sequence ATGAAATACGCTGAAGAAGGTTTACAATATCATATTAACTTAAGAAAAGGAGATGTTGGTAAGTATGTAATACTTCCAGGAGATCCAAAACGTTGTGCAAAAATTGCAAAATATTTTGATGATGCAAAACTTGTAGCAGATCACAGAGAGTATGTAACTTATACAGGATACCTTGATGGAGTTAAAGTAAGTGTAACTTCTACAGGAATCGGAGGACCATCAGCAGCAATAGCATTAGAAGAGCTTGTAAAAGCTGGAGCAGACACTTTCTTACGTGTTGGAACATGTGGAGGAATGCAAAAAGAGATTATGGGGGGAGATCTTGTAATCGCTACTGGAGCTATCCGTATGGAAGGAACAAGTAAGGAATATGCACCAATAGAATATCCAGCAGTTGCAGATTTAGACATAGCAAATGCATTAGTAGGTGCAGCAAAAGAACTTGGTAAAAAATATCATGTTGGAGTAGTTGAATGTAAAGACTCTTTCTATGGACAACATGAACCAGAAACAAAACCAGTAAGTTATGAATTAATGAACAAATGGAATGCATGGATACGTTTAGGATGTAAAGCATCTGAAATGGAATCAGCTGCATTATTTATAGTTGGAAGTTATTTAAATGTACGTGTAGGATCATCATTCTTAGTTGTAGCTAATCAGGAAAGAGAAAAACTTGGACTTGAAAATCCAGTAGTTCATGATACTGAAGCAGCAATAATAACAACTATTCAAGCTATACGTAACCTTATTAAAGAAGATAAAGCAAAAGGTATTTTATAA
- a CDS encoding MipA/OmpV family protein — translation MKKLSLLFGMLMLLPQLSLANDIGIGYGVTSPIYHSNKNNYVLPLVNFKYDDFFIKGDNAYGIELGYNLLERDNYVLSLYGVPFGGYNVKSKDMKSGYKSIDDRHTKVMGGVEFTYYPGFYDVVTSVSAEYGEKGGNFNLRVSKPYFITPNFTVIPTVTYTYYDSDFIDYYFGVEPHELNRQHIKETYDGKGAYRYGIGLLGNYKLTNSLSITGFTGVTKLSDEISDSPIADKDVIFMLGSGIIYTF, via the coding sequence ATGAAAAAATTATCATTATTATTTGGAATGCTTATGCTACTTCCACAACTTTCACTTGCTAATGATATAGGTATTGGTTATGGAGTGACATCCCCAATATATCACAGTAACAAAAATAACTATGTTCTCCCTCTTGTAAATTTCAAATATGATGACTTTTTTATTAAAGGGGACAATGCCTATGGTATTGAGTTAGGATACAATTTACTTGAAAGAGATAACTACGTACTTTCTCTATATGGTGTTCCTTTTGGCGGATATAATGTAAAAAGTAAAGATATGAAATCTGGATACAAGAGTATAGACGATAGACATACTAAAGTAATGGGAGGAGTAGAATTTACTTACTACCCAGGTTTTTATGATGTAGTAACATCTGTTTCAGCTGAGTATGGTGAAAAAGGAGGAAACTTTAACTTAAGAGTAAGCAAGCCTTACTTTATCACTCCTAATTTTACTGTAATCCCAACTGTAACATATACTTACTATGATTCAGACTTTATTGACTATTATTTTGGTGTAGAACCACACGAACTTAATAGACAACACATAAAAGAAACTTATGATGGTAAAGGAGCCTATAGATATGGTATAGGTCTTTTAGGTAACTATAAACTAACTAATAGCCTTTCTATCACTGGATTTACTGGTGTTACAAAACTTTCTGACGAGATTTCAGACTCACCTATTGCAGATAAAGATGTCATCTTTATGCTAGGTAGTGGAATCATCTATACATTCTAA
- a CDS encoding tetratricopeptide repeat protein produces MTGKLFIDEIFTQMDSNKITTKEENLRFDLLNDPGNIKKMEELAILMYHKGDYDGAIALYHKILQIVDVSNQYSFLGYLYFEKEEYEKAISFFEKSLDLNPNNAFVYFLLGNAYSRVGKVIQAVNNYDIAIFLDLDIYKAHLDFAKKYEAMGLLDRAIKEYTIAYEIDPRNKKIKTKIENLKDRLKQ; encoded by the coding sequence TTGACTGGAAAGCTTTTTATAGATGAAATATTTACTCAAATGGATTCAAACAAAATTACAACTAAAGAAGAAAATTTGAGATTTGATCTTTTAAATGATCCTGGAAACATTAAGAAAATGGAAGAACTTGCCATTCTCATGTACCATAAAGGTGATTACGATGGTGCTATTGCACTTTATCATAAAATCCTGCAGATAGTGGATGTTTCTAATCAGTATTCTTTTTTAGGATATCTTTATTTTGAAAAAGAGGAGTACGAAAAAGCTATTAGTTTTTTCGAAAAATCTCTTGACTTGAATCCTAATAATGCTTTTGTATATTTCCTTTTAGGAAACGCTTATTCAAGAGTTGGTAAAGTTATCCAGGCTGTTAACAACTATGACATTGCTATTTTCTTGGATTTAGACATATACAAAGCACATCTTGATTTTGCAAAAAAATATGAGGCTATGGGGCTTTTAGACAGAGCAATAAAAGAATACACAATTGCATATGAGATTGACCCTAGAAATAAAAAAATTAAAACTAAAATAGAAAATTTAAAAGATAGATTGAAACAGTAG
- a CDS encoding DnaJ domain-containing protein: MGSTALIIVLILFIFLTLNMGINRSISTLPFLFVLFLVILFVGYFFFPILFILLVWYLINRNRPRPNRRTYYYKWDNSGAQDFEEFFRRASGNYSGGYQQGGGYYNGTNNNPFGYTEDLTKYYEILGVSKGATKDEIKKAYRDLVKQHHPDKFANNPREKEYHENKLKEINEAYEKLVKE, from the coding sequence ATGGGAAGCACAGCTTTGATAATAGTACTGATTTTATTTATTTTTCTTACGCTTAACATGGGAATAAATAGATCTATTTCAACTTTGCCATTTCTTTTTGTATTATTTCTTGTGATACTTTTTGTGGGATACTTCTTTTTCCCAATACTATTCATTTTATTAGTATGGTATCTAATAAACAGAAATCGACCTAGACCAAACAGACGTACATATTACTATAAATGGGATAATAGTGGAGCTCAGGATTTTGAAGAGTTCTTTAGAAGAGCCAGTGGTAACTACAGCGGTGGATATCAGCAAGGTGGAGGTTACTATAATGGAACAAACAACAATCCTTTTGGATATACTGAAGATTTAACAAAATACTACGAGATTTTGGGTGTATCAAAGGGAGCTACAAAAGATGAAATAAAGAAAGCTTACAGGGATCTTGTTAAACAACACCACCCTGATAAGTTTGCAAATAATCCAAGAGAAAAAGAGTATCATGAAAATAAATTAAAAGAAATAAATGAGGCATATGAAAAATTAGTAAAAGAATAA
- the glmU gene encoding bifunctional UDP-N-acetylglucosamine diphosphorylase/glucosamine-1-phosphate N-acetyltransferase GlmU: MKLKTLILAAGKGTRMKSNIPKIIHKVNGRPMISQILSVLNKIDSEENILILGYKKEEVLKVLGEDTSYVLQNEQLGTGHAVMQAKEKLKDYDGDVMVLYGDTPLLRAETLKSLYEFHKSSGAVTTLLTAIYDNPFGYGRIIKENGLVKAIIEEKEASDEVKKIKEVNAGVYCFNAKELFKALDKIDNNNEKGEYYLTDVIGIQVKENKKVQSFILEDSVEVLGVNSKVELAQAGKVLRDRKNLSLMEDGVIIIDPDNTYIEENVKIGKDTVIYPGVMIQGNTEIGENCELIGATRIIDSILKDNIRIESSVIEESILENGVTMGPFAHLRPKAHLKEKVHIGNFVEVKKSTLEKGVKAGHLTYLGDAQVGENTNIGAGTITCNYDGVNKFKTIIGKEAFIGSDSMLVAPVTIGEKALVGAGSVITKDVPDKSLAVSRSKQIIKSDWRK, from the coding sequence ATGAAGTTAAAAACATTAATTTTAGCAGCTGGGAAAGGCACAAGAATGAAATCAAACATTCCAAAAATAATACACAAAGTTAATGGAAGACCTATGATTTCTCAAATATTAAGTGTTCTTAATAAAATTGATTCTGAGGAAAATATACTTATTTTAGGATATAAGAAAGAAGAAGTTTTAAAAGTACTTGGAGAAGATACAAGTTATGTACTTCAAAATGAACAATTAGGAACTGGGCATGCAGTTATGCAGGCTAAAGAAAAACTTAAAGACTATGATGGAGATGTAATGGTTCTATATGGTGATACACCACTACTTAGAGCTGAAACATTAAAATCACTTTATGAATTTCACAAATCTTCTGGTGCAGTGACAACACTTCTTACTGCAATATATGATAATCCTTTCGGATATGGAAGAATCATTAAAGAAAATGGTTTAGTGAAAGCTATTATTGAAGAGAAAGAAGCTTCAGATGAAGTTAAGAAAATAAAAGAAGTTAATGCAGGAGTTTACTGTTTTAACGCAAAAGAGTTATTTAAAGCTCTAGATAAAATTGATAATAACAATGAAAAAGGTGAATACTATCTTACTGATGTAATTGGTATTCAAGTTAAAGAGAATAAAAAAGTTCAAAGTTTTATTCTTGAAGACAGCGTGGAAGTACTTGGAGTTAACTCTAAAGTAGAACTTGCACAAGCTGGAAAAGTGCTAAGAGATAGAAAAAATCTTTCTCTAATGGAAGATGGAGTCATTATAATTGATCCTGACAATACATATATTGAAGAAAATGTAAAAATTGGAAAAGACACTGTCATCTATCCTGGAGTTATGATTCAAGGAAATACAGAAATTGGAGAAAATTGCGAACTTATCGGTGCAACAAGAATTATTGATAGCATATTAAAAGATAACATAAGAATAGAAAGTTCAGTAATTGAAGAAAGTATACTTGAAAATGGCGTTACTATGGGACCATTTGCGCACTTAAGACCAAAGGCACACTTAAAAGAAAAAGTACACATTGGAAACTTTGTGGAAGTTAAAAAATCAACTCTTGAAAAAGGAGTAAAAGCTGGACATCTTACTTACTTGGGAGATGCACAGGTTGGAGAAAATACCAATATTGGTGCAGGAACTATAACTTGCAACTATGATGGTGTAAACAAGTTTAAAACTATAATAGGGAAAGAGGCATTTATTGGAAGCGATTCTATGTTAGTTGCTCCAGTTACAATTGGTGAAAAAGCACTTGTTGGAGCTGGATCAGTAATTACCAAAGACGTTCCTGATAAATCATTAGCTGTATCAAGAAGTAAGCAAATTATTAAAAGTGACTGGAGGAAATAA